The following are encoded in a window of Episyrphus balteatus chromosome X, idEpiBalt1.1, whole genome shotgun sequence genomic DNA:
- the LOC129920586 gene encoding ephrin type-B receptor 1-B isoform X5 has protein sequence MESNVILRILITSVCLLITILGIQSDQVILLDTTREATLEWTRYPYGPQAQTPGWVEESFTDFVKGINWRSYVVCDVAYHNVNNWLWSPFIDRGPANRLYIEIQFTIRDCSLFPGNALSCKETFSLLFYEFDAATREPPPWQPESYKLIARIAAGEGRFNQNSDVDINTEVKSIAVTKKGVYFAFRDQGACISVLAVKVYYITCPSVTENFAHFNETPTGREITIIEKQNGTCVNNAEPYEPPTYLCKGDGKWTILTGGCRCKVGFEPDYANKTCNECSAGTFRSLEVSKCTPCPLNSKSSKIGVAFCPCQPGYYRHPRDGKQMPCYKPPGPPTNLTLLFVDQTSAILSWNTPQRASDEQLDTKFRSDIVFKVKCAFCSSNVVFNPATETFNETKLTLTNLEPVTPYTIQIHSMNGISYAVNPDSDSSDGENGTSSASESIADKTTSISSSSSPDDTNIKTEYTEIIFTTESAILSTVFNVRIVSITSKEADLVWDKPIHSDLPIEFYEVRWFPKSELDAINKTALNTKETKAHIEGLQENVEYGFQVRCKTLNGYGTYSNIVYAQTHQSVSPVYYDSMQMRIVAGATVAVVFILVLVIVATVLFLRSKNQDELDKKTNNHLPLPLDYASNEVHAMDTTPIVKTIQSNVTTPLFGTSRSYVDPHTYEDPNQAIREFAREIDASYITIEAIIGGGEFGDVCRGRLKIPPNFVQDIDVAIKTLKPAVSQTGSSEKARCDFLTEASIMGQFDHPNVIYLQGVVTRSNPVMIITEYMENGSLDTFLRANDGKFQTLQLIGMLRGIASGMSYLSDMNYVHRDLAARNVLVNAQLVCKIADFGLSREIENASDAYTTRGGKIPVRWTAPEAIAFRKFTSASDVWSYGVVLWEVMSYGERPYWNWSNQDVIKSIEKGYRLPAPMDCPEALYQLMLDCWQKQRTHRPTFASIVSTLDNLARQPQALLTTRNSPDNDGTHIIDTQRGHNIFISTDLWLESIKMSRYSQHFKEANLVTAQQISRLTAQQLSDMGITLVGHQKKILHQARQLDTII, from the exons TGATCCTTTTAGACACAACTAGAGAGGCAACATTAGAATGGACAAGATACCCCTATGGTCCTCAAGCACAAACACCGGGC TGGGTCGAAGAATCGTTTACAGATTTTGTTAAAGGCATTAACTGGAGAAGTTATGTTGTCTGTGATGTTGCTTACCATAATGTTAACAATTGGCTATGGTCACCGTTTATTGATCGTGGTCCCGCGAATCGTTTATATATAGAAATTCAATTTACAATAAGAGACTGTTCATTGTTTCCAG GAAATGCGCTATCCTGTAAGGAAACATTTAGTTTGCTATTTTATGAATTTGATGCTGCCACTAGAGAACCGCCTCCATGGCAGCCAGAGAGTTATAAACTTATAG CTCGAATTGCGGCTGGTGAGGGGCGATTTAATCAAAATTCTGATGTTGATATCAACACTGAGGTGAAGAGTATTGCAGTGACGAAAAAAGGCGTTTATTTTGCGTTTCGTGATCAAGGTGCTTGTATAAGTGTTTTAGCTGTTAAAGTTTATTACATAACATGTCCAAGTGTGACGGAAAATTTCGCTCATTTCAATGAAACTCCAACTGGTCGAGAAATAACAATAATCGAAAAGCAAAATGGCACCTGCGTTAATAATGCAGAACCATATGAACCACCAACGTACCTGTGCAAAGGTGATGGAAAATGGACCATCCTTACTGGTGGATGTCGATGTAAAGTTGGCTTTGAGCCAGATTATGCCAACAAAACTTGCAAcg aaTGTTCAGCAGGAACCTTCCGCTCATTAGAAGTAAGCAAATGCACACCCTGTCCACTTAATTCAAAATCATCAAAAATAGGGGTGGCGTTTTGCCCATGTCAACCGGGTTATTATCGTCACCCCCGAGATGGAAAACAAATGCCTTGCTATAAGCCACCAGGTCCACCAACAAATTTAACACTCCTATTTGTTGATCAAACAAGTGCAATTTTGTCGTGGAACACACCGCAAAGGGCATCCGATGAACAACTCGACACAAAATTTCGAAGTGATATAGTGTTTAAAGTTAAATGCGCCTTCTGTTCGTCCAATGTCGTTTTTAACCCAGCTACGGAAACTTTTAACGAAACAAAATTGACACTTACCAATTTAGAACCAGTTACTCCTTATACAATTCAAATTCATTCCATGAATGGAATATCTTATGCTGTTAATCCAGACAGCGACAGCTCAGATGGTGAAAATGGTACTTCAAGTGCAAGTGAATCAATAGCCGATAAAACGACTTCTATATCATCCTCGTCATCGCCTGATGACACAAACATCAAAACCGAATACACAGAAATAATATTTACAACTGAATCAGCTATACTCAGTACGGTTTTTAATGTTCGTATTGTATCCATTACAAGCAAAGAAGCAGACTTAGTTTGGGACAAACCAATTCATAGTGATTTACCAATTGAATTCTATGAAGTTAGATGGTTTCCAAAGTCAGAACTCGATGCTATAAATAAGACAGCTCTTAATACAAAAGAAACCAAAGCTCATATTGAAGGACTGCAAGAGAACGTCGAGTATGGATTTCAAGTTCGCTGTAAAACTTTGAATGGATATGGAACCTACAGCAACATAGTTTATGCACAGACCCATCAAAGTGTTAGCCCAG TCTACTACGATTCCATGCAAATGCGAATAGTTGCTGGTGCAACGGTGGCTGTGGTTTTTATTCTTGTATTGGTAATTGTAGCCACAGTGCTCTTCTTACGATCGAAAAATCAAGATGAACTGGACAAAAAGACCAATAATCATCTACCTTTACCATTAGATTACGCAAGCAACGAAg ttcaTGCCATGGATACTACACCAATTGTTAAGACTATTCAATCAAACG tgacTACACCTCTATTCGGGACAAGTCGCAGTTATGTAGATCCCCATACTTATGAAGATCCTAATCAAGCAATACGTGAATTTGCCCGTGAAATCGATGCCAGCTATATCACAATCGAGGCAATCATTG gtgGAGGAGAATTCGGAGATGTTTGCAGAGGTCGTCTTAAAATACCACCCAATTTTGTTCAAGACATAGATGTTGCAATAAAAACTCTCAAGCCAG CTGTATCTCAAACAGGTTCATCAGAAAAAGCTCGCTGTGACTTTCTAACTGAAGCCTCAATTATGGGGCAATTCGATCATCCAAATGTTATTTACCTTCAAGGTGTTGTAACTCGATCAAATCCTGTTATGATTATAACCGAATATATGGAAAACGGCAGCTTAGATACCTTTCTCCGTGCTAACGATGGCAAATTTCAAACGTTGCAACTTATCGGAATGCTACGCGGCATTGCTAGCGGCATGTCTTACCTGAGTGATATGAATTATGTGCATCGTGATTTGGCAGCACGAAATGTTCTTGTTAATGCACAATTGGTGTGCAAAATCGCTGATTTTGGTCTATCAAGGGAAATTGAAAATGCTAGCGATGCATACACAACAAGG ggAGGTAAAATTCCGGTCCGCTGGACTGCTCCTGAAGCAATAGCTTTTAGAAAATTCACATCAGCTTCTGATGTGTGGTCATATGGTGTAGTTTTGTGGGAAGTTATGTCATACGGTGAACGTCCTTATTGGAATTGGTCAAATCAA GATGTTATAAAAAGTATAGAAAAAGGATACAGATTACCGGCACCGATGGATTGTCCGGAGGCGCTCTATCAGCTTATGTTAGACTGTTGGCAAAAGCAACGCACGCATAGACCAACATTTGCCAGTATAGTATCAACGTTAGATAATTTAGCACGCCAACCACAGGCTCTTCTAACAACAAGAAATTCACCTGATAATGATGGAACACATATCATCGATACACAACGTGGTCATAATATATTTATTAGTACTGATCTATGGCTGGAAAGCATTAAGATGTCACGTTACTCTCAACATTTTAAAGAAGCCAATTTAGTGACAGCGCAACAG ATTTCAAGACTTACCGCTCAACAGTTATCTGATATGGGCATCACTTTAGTAGGAcatcaaaaaaagattttacatCAAGCCAGACAGTTAGACACCATAATTTAg
- the LOC129920586 gene encoding ephrin type-B receptor 1-B isoform X1, translated as MESNVILRILITSVCLLITILGIQSDQVILLDTTREATLEWTRYPYGPQAQTPGWVEESFTDFVKGINWRSYVVCDVAYHNVNNWLWSPFIDRGPANRLYIEIQFTIRDCSLFPGNALSCKETFSLLFYEFDAATREPPPWQPESYKLIARIAAGEGRFNQNSDVDINTEVKSIAVTKKGVYFAFRDQGACISVLAVKVYYITCPSVTENFAHFNETPTGREITIIEKQNGTCVNNAEPYEPPTYLCKGDGKWTILTGGCRCKVGFEPDYANKTCNECSAGTFRSLEVSKCTPCPLNSKSSKIGVAFCPCQPGYYRHPRDGKQMPCYKPPGPPTNLTLLFVDQTSAILSWNTPQRASDEQLDTKFRSDIVFKVKCAFCSSNVVFNPATETFNETKLTLTNLEPVTPYTIQIHSMNGISYAVNPDSDSSDGENGTSSASESIADKTTSISSSSSPDDTNIKTEYTEIIFTTESAILSTVFNVRIVSITSKEADLVWDKPIHSDLPIEFYEVRWFPKSELDAINKTALNTKETKAHIEGLQENVEYGFQVRCKTLNGYGTYSNIVYAQTHQSVSPVYYDSMQMRIVAGATVAVVFILVLVIVATVLFLRSKNQDELDKKTNNHLPLPLDYASNEGLVVTYIHAMDTTPIVKTIQSNVTTPLFGTSRSYVDPHTYEDPNQAIREFAREIDASYITIEAIIGGGEFGDVCRGRLKIPPNFVQDIDVAIKTLKPETLKAVSQTGSSEKARCDFLTEASIMGQFDHPNVIYLQGVVTRSNPVMIITEYMENGSLDTFLRANDGKFQTLQLIGMLRGIASGMSYLSDMNYVHRDLAARNVLVNAQLVCKIADFGLSREIENASDAYTTRGGKIPVRWTAPEAIAFRKFTSASDVWSYGVVLWEVMSYGERPYWNWSNQDVIKSIEKGYRLPAPMDCPEALYQLMLDCWQKQRTHRPTFASIVSTLDNLARQPQALLTTRNSPDNDGTHIIDTQRGHNIFISTDLWLESIKMSRYSQHFKEANLVTAQQISRLTAQQLSDMGITLVGHQKKILHQARQLDTII; from the exons TGATCCTTTTAGACACAACTAGAGAGGCAACATTAGAATGGACAAGATACCCCTATGGTCCTCAAGCACAAACACCGGGC TGGGTCGAAGAATCGTTTACAGATTTTGTTAAAGGCATTAACTGGAGAAGTTATGTTGTCTGTGATGTTGCTTACCATAATGTTAACAATTGGCTATGGTCACCGTTTATTGATCGTGGTCCCGCGAATCGTTTATATATAGAAATTCAATTTACAATAAGAGACTGTTCATTGTTTCCAG GAAATGCGCTATCCTGTAAGGAAACATTTAGTTTGCTATTTTATGAATTTGATGCTGCCACTAGAGAACCGCCTCCATGGCAGCCAGAGAGTTATAAACTTATAG CTCGAATTGCGGCTGGTGAGGGGCGATTTAATCAAAATTCTGATGTTGATATCAACACTGAGGTGAAGAGTATTGCAGTGACGAAAAAAGGCGTTTATTTTGCGTTTCGTGATCAAGGTGCTTGTATAAGTGTTTTAGCTGTTAAAGTTTATTACATAACATGTCCAAGTGTGACGGAAAATTTCGCTCATTTCAATGAAACTCCAACTGGTCGAGAAATAACAATAATCGAAAAGCAAAATGGCACCTGCGTTAATAATGCAGAACCATATGAACCACCAACGTACCTGTGCAAAGGTGATGGAAAATGGACCATCCTTACTGGTGGATGTCGATGTAAAGTTGGCTTTGAGCCAGATTATGCCAACAAAACTTGCAAcg aaTGTTCAGCAGGAACCTTCCGCTCATTAGAAGTAAGCAAATGCACACCCTGTCCACTTAATTCAAAATCATCAAAAATAGGGGTGGCGTTTTGCCCATGTCAACCGGGTTATTATCGTCACCCCCGAGATGGAAAACAAATGCCTTGCTATAAGCCACCAGGTCCACCAACAAATTTAACACTCCTATTTGTTGATCAAACAAGTGCAATTTTGTCGTGGAACACACCGCAAAGGGCATCCGATGAACAACTCGACACAAAATTTCGAAGTGATATAGTGTTTAAAGTTAAATGCGCCTTCTGTTCGTCCAATGTCGTTTTTAACCCAGCTACGGAAACTTTTAACGAAACAAAATTGACACTTACCAATTTAGAACCAGTTACTCCTTATACAATTCAAATTCATTCCATGAATGGAATATCTTATGCTGTTAATCCAGACAGCGACAGCTCAGATGGTGAAAATGGTACTTCAAGTGCAAGTGAATCAATAGCCGATAAAACGACTTCTATATCATCCTCGTCATCGCCTGATGACACAAACATCAAAACCGAATACACAGAAATAATATTTACAACTGAATCAGCTATACTCAGTACGGTTTTTAATGTTCGTATTGTATCCATTACAAGCAAAGAAGCAGACTTAGTTTGGGACAAACCAATTCATAGTGATTTACCAATTGAATTCTATGAAGTTAGATGGTTTCCAAAGTCAGAACTCGATGCTATAAATAAGACAGCTCTTAATACAAAAGAAACCAAAGCTCATATTGAAGGACTGCAAGAGAACGTCGAGTATGGATTTCAAGTTCGCTGTAAAACTTTGAATGGATATGGAACCTACAGCAACATAGTTTATGCACAGACCCATCAAAGTGTTAGCCCAG TCTACTACGATTCCATGCAAATGCGAATAGTTGCTGGTGCAACGGTGGCTGTGGTTTTTATTCTTGTATTGGTAATTGTAGCCACAGTGCTCTTCTTACGATCGAAAAATCAAGATGAACTGGACAAAAAGACCAATAATCATCTACCTTTACCATTAGATTACGCAAGCAACGAAg GACTCGTCGTAACCTATA ttcaTGCCATGGATACTACACCAATTGTTAAGACTATTCAATCAAACG tgacTACACCTCTATTCGGGACAAGTCGCAGTTATGTAGATCCCCATACTTATGAAGATCCTAATCAAGCAATACGTGAATTTGCCCGTGAAATCGATGCCAGCTATATCACAATCGAGGCAATCATTG gtgGAGGAGAATTCGGAGATGTTTGCAGAGGTCGTCTTAAAATACCACCCAATTTTGTTCAAGACATAGATGTTGCAATAAAAACTCTCAAGCCAG AAACATTAAAAGCTGTATCTCAAACAGGTTCATCAGAAAAAGCTCGCTGTGACTTTCTAACTGAAGCCTCAATTATGGGGCAATTCGATCATCCAAATGTTATTTACCTTCAAGGTGTTGTAACTCGATCAAATCCTGTTATGATTATAACCGAATATATGGAAAACGGCAGCTTAGATACCTTTCTCCGTGCTAACGATGGCAAATTTCAAACGTTGCAACTTATCGGAATGCTACGCGGCATTGCTAGCGGCATGTCTTACCTGAGTGATATGAATTATGTGCATCGTGATTTGGCAGCACGAAATGTTCTTGTTAATGCACAATTGGTGTGCAAAATCGCTGATTTTGGTCTATCAAGGGAAATTGAAAATGCTAGCGATGCATACACAACAAGG ggAGGTAAAATTCCGGTCCGCTGGACTGCTCCTGAAGCAATAGCTTTTAGAAAATTCACATCAGCTTCTGATGTGTGGTCATATGGTGTAGTTTTGTGGGAAGTTATGTCATACGGTGAACGTCCTTATTGGAATTGGTCAAATCAA GATGTTATAAAAAGTATAGAAAAAGGATACAGATTACCGGCACCGATGGATTGTCCGGAGGCGCTCTATCAGCTTATGTTAGACTGTTGGCAAAAGCAACGCACGCATAGACCAACATTTGCCAGTATAGTATCAACGTTAGATAATTTAGCACGCCAACCACAGGCTCTTCTAACAACAAGAAATTCACCTGATAATGATGGAACACATATCATCGATACACAACGTGGTCATAATATATTTATTAGTACTGATCTATGGCTGGAAAGCATTAAGATGTCACGTTACTCTCAACATTTTAAAGAAGCCAATTTAGTGACAGCGCAACAG ATTTCAAGACTTACCGCTCAACAGTTATCTGATATGGGCATCACTTTAGTAGGAcatcaaaaaaagattttacatCAAGCCAGACAGTTAGACACCATAATTTAg
- the LOC129920586 gene encoding ephrin type-B receptor 1-B isoform X2: MESNVILRILITSVCLLITILGIQSDQVILLDTTREATLEWTRYPYGPQAQTPGWVEESFTDFVKGINWRSYVVCDVAYHNVNNWLWSPFIDRGPANRLYIEIQFTIRDCSLFPGNALSCKETFSLLFYEFDAATREPPPWQPESYKLIARIAAGEGRFNQNSDVDINTEVKSIAVTKKGVYFAFRDQGACISVLAVKVYYITCPSVTENFAHFNETPTGREITIIEKQNGTCVNNAEPYEPPTYLCKGDGKWTILTGGCRCKVGFEPDYANKTCNECSAGTFRSLEVSKCTPCPLNSKSSKIGVAFCPCQPGYYRHPRDGKQMPCYKPPGPPTNLTLLFVDQTSAILSWNTPQRASDEQLDTKFRSDIVFKVKCAFCSSNVVFNPATETFNETKLTLTNLEPVTPYTIQIHSMNGISYAVNPDSDSSDGENGTSSASESIADKTTSISSSSSPDDTNIKTEYTEIIFTTESAILSTVFNVRIVSITSKEADLVWDKPIHSDLPIEFYEVRWFPKSELDAINKTALNTKETKAHIEGLQENVEYGFQVRCKTLNGYGTYSNIVYAQTHQSVSPVYYDSMQMRIVAGATVAVVFILVLVIVATVLFLRSKNQDELDKKTNNHLPLPLDYASNEGLVVTYIHAMDTTPIVKTIQSNVTTPLFGTSRSYVDPHTYEDPNQAIREFAREIDASYITIEAIIGGGEFGDVCRGRLKIPPNFVQDIDVAIKTLKPAVSQTGSSEKARCDFLTEASIMGQFDHPNVIYLQGVVTRSNPVMIITEYMENGSLDTFLRANDGKFQTLQLIGMLRGIASGMSYLSDMNYVHRDLAARNVLVNAQLVCKIADFGLSREIENASDAYTTRGGKIPVRWTAPEAIAFRKFTSASDVWSYGVVLWEVMSYGERPYWNWSNQDVIKSIEKGYRLPAPMDCPEALYQLMLDCWQKQRTHRPTFASIVSTLDNLARQPQALLTTRNSPDNDGTHIIDTQRGHNIFISTDLWLESIKMSRYSQHFKEANLVTAQQISRLTAQQLSDMGITLVGHQKKILHQARQLDTII; encoded by the exons TGATCCTTTTAGACACAACTAGAGAGGCAACATTAGAATGGACAAGATACCCCTATGGTCCTCAAGCACAAACACCGGGC TGGGTCGAAGAATCGTTTACAGATTTTGTTAAAGGCATTAACTGGAGAAGTTATGTTGTCTGTGATGTTGCTTACCATAATGTTAACAATTGGCTATGGTCACCGTTTATTGATCGTGGTCCCGCGAATCGTTTATATATAGAAATTCAATTTACAATAAGAGACTGTTCATTGTTTCCAG GAAATGCGCTATCCTGTAAGGAAACATTTAGTTTGCTATTTTATGAATTTGATGCTGCCACTAGAGAACCGCCTCCATGGCAGCCAGAGAGTTATAAACTTATAG CTCGAATTGCGGCTGGTGAGGGGCGATTTAATCAAAATTCTGATGTTGATATCAACACTGAGGTGAAGAGTATTGCAGTGACGAAAAAAGGCGTTTATTTTGCGTTTCGTGATCAAGGTGCTTGTATAAGTGTTTTAGCTGTTAAAGTTTATTACATAACATGTCCAAGTGTGACGGAAAATTTCGCTCATTTCAATGAAACTCCAACTGGTCGAGAAATAACAATAATCGAAAAGCAAAATGGCACCTGCGTTAATAATGCAGAACCATATGAACCACCAACGTACCTGTGCAAAGGTGATGGAAAATGGACCATCCTTACTGGTGGATGTCGATGTAAAGTTGGCTTTGAGCCAGATTATGCCAACAAAACTTGCAAcg aaTGTTCAGCAGGAACCTTCCGCTCATTAGAAGTAAGCAAATGCACACCCTGTCCACTTAATTCAAAATCATCAAAAATAGGGGTGGCGTTTTGCCCATGTCAACCGGGTTATTATCGTCACCCCCGAGATGGAAAACAAATGCCTTGCTATAAGCCACCAGGTCCACCAACAAATTTAACACTCCTATTTGTTGATCAAACAAGTGCAATTTTGTCGTGGAACACACCGCAAAGGGCATCCGATGAACAACTCGACACAAAATTTCGAAGTGATATAGTGTTTAAAGTTAAATGCGCCTTCTGTTCGTCCAATGTCGTTTTTAACCCAGCTACGGAAACTTTTAACGAAACAAAATTGACACTTACCAATTTAGAACCAGTTACTCCTTATACAATTCAAATTCATTCCATGAATGGAATATCTTATGCTGTTAATCCAGACAGCGACAGCTCAGATGGTGAAAATGGTACTTCAAGTGCAAGTGAATCAATAGCCGATAAAACGACTTCTATATCATCCTCGTCATCGCCTGATGACACAAACATCAAAACCGAATACACAGAAATAATATTTACAACTGAATCAGCTATACTCAGTACGGTTTTTAATGTTCGTATTGTATCCATTACAAGCAAAGAAGCAGACTTAGTTTGGGACAAACCAATTCATAGTGATTTACCAATTGAATTCTATGAAGTTAGATGGTTTCCAAAGTCAGAACTCGATGCTATAAATAAGACAGCTCTTAATACAAAAGAAACCAAAGCTCATATTGAAGGACTGCAAGAGAACGTCGAGTATGGATTTCAAGTTCGCTGTAAAACTTTGAATGGATATGGAACCTACAGCAACATAGTTTATGCACAGACCCATCAAAGTGTTAGCCCAG TCTACTACGATTCCATGCAAATGCGAATAGTTGCTGGTGCAACGGTGGCTGTGGTTTTTATTCTTGTATTGGTAATTGTAGCCACAGTGCTCTTCTTACGATCGAAAAATCAAGATGAACTGGACAAAAAGACCAATAATCATCTACCTTTACCATTAGATTACGCAAGCAACGAAg GACTCGTCGTAACCTATA ttcaTGCCATGGATACTACACCAATTGTTAAGACTATTCAATCAAACG tgacTACACCTCTATTCGGGACAAGTCGCAGTTATGTAGATCCCCATACTTATGAAGATCCTAATCAAGCAATACGTGAATTTGCCCGTGAAATCGATGCCAGCTATATCACAATCGAGGCAATCATTG gtgGAGGAGAATTCGGAGATGTTTGCAGAGGTCGTCTTAAAATACCACCCAATTTTGTTCAAGACATAGATGTTGCAATAAAAACTCTCAAGCCAG CTGTATCTCAAACAGGTTCATCAGAAAAAGCTCGCTGTGACTTTCTAACTGAAGCCTCAATTATGGGGCAATTCGATCATCCAAATGTTATTTACCTTCAAGGTGTTGTAACTCGATCAAATCCTGTTATGATTATAACCGAATATATGGAAAACGGCAGCTTAGATACCTTTCTCCGTGCTAACGATGGCAAATTTCAAACGTTGCAACTTATCGGAATGCTACGCGGCATTGCTAGCGGCATGTCTTACCTGAGTGATATGAATTATGTGCATCGTGATTTGGCAGCACGAAATGTTCTTGTTAATGCACAATTGGTGTGCAAAATCGCTGATTTTGGTCTATCAAGGGAAATTGAAAATGCTAGCGATGCATACACAACAAGG ggAGGTAAAATTCCGGTCCGCTGGACTGCTCCTGAAGCAATAGCTTTTAGAAAATTCACATCAGCTTCTGATGTGTGGTCATATGGTGTAGTTTTGTGGGAAGTTATGTCATACGGTGAACGTCCTTATTGGAATTGGTCAAATCAA GATGTTATAAAAAGTATAGAAAAAGGATACAGATTACCGGCACCGATGGATTGTCCGGAGGCGCTCTATCAGCTTATGTTAGACTGTTGGCAAAAGCAACGCACGCATAGACCAACATTTGCCAGTATAGTATCAACGTTAGATAATTTAGCACGCCAACCACAGGCTCTTCTAACAACAAGAAATTCACCTGATAATGATGGAACACATATCATCGATACACAACGTGGTCATAATATATTTATTAGTACTGATCTATGGCTGGAAAGCATTAAGATGTCACGTTACTCTCAACATTTTAAAGAAGCCAATTTAGTGACAGCGCAACAG ATTTCAAGACTTACCGCTCAACAGTTATCTGATATGGGCATCACTTTAGTAGGAcatcaaaaaaagattttacatCAAGCCAGACAGTTAGACACCATAATTTAg